The following is a genomic window from Elstera cyanobacteriorum.
GCGGTGCTTCCAGGCCGTTTTGATCGGGCGCGATGCCCTCCTCAGCGCCATTGGTCTGCGGGTTGCGCTCGTCGTCCTGTTCCAGATCGAACGAGTCGCGTTGCTGCATATGTTGAGGGATATAGGGCTGGCCGTCGCTGAACGAGGCGATAATACGATAGTAATGCTCGGCGTGCTGGTAGTAATTTTCCGCCATAACGCGGTCGCCGGAGGACGTGGCGTCGCGCGCCAGCGACATATATTTTTCGTAAACCTGAATAGCCGTGCCGCGAACGCGCGTATCGGGGCCGTTGCTATCAAAGGTCTGATGGCGCGACGACCCGGGTTTACGGTTATTGTTATTCCCGCCCCCGCCGTTGCCCTGACTGCCCCCTTGATAGCCGCCTTGGCCTCGACCCCGTTGACGCTTAATCTGCGGACCTTGTCTCATGGTATCCGTTTCTTGGCAGTATGTTTCTCGGCAGGATTTGGCTGCAAAAACCCGTCATCGGGGCGTTCCAGTTCCAGGAGTGGCCGTGTCTCAGGCTCTTCCCAGGGCATCGCCCCACCCTGCGGGGGAGATGCAAAGACCAGGGCTGCGTCGGCGCCTGATTCTTTCGCGACCAACCGTCGCGACTATGCCGGAACGCTTTGACCGTAGACGCAGCCCCCCAAAAAACCAACAATTTTTACGGGTTACCGTTAACGGCGCGCGGAGTTTGTGGCGGATATGCAACAATAACCCGGTCGCGCCCCGCTAAATCGGGCAGGCAAGCCACATCGCGCCAGCCCTGTTGTTGCAGAAGCGCCGTGACGGCGGCCCCTTGATCCCAGCCGATTTCCAGCGCCAGCAAACCGCCGGGGGCAAGGAACCCGGCAAGCCCCGCCGCGAACCGCCGATAGGGATCGAGACCATCCGCCCCACCGAAGAGGGCCAAAGCCGGATCGAAACAGCGCACTTCCGGGGCCAGACTGTCACGGTCGGCCAGCGGGATATAGGGCGGGTTCGAGAGGATCACATCGAACCGCCCGGCCAGCGCCTCGGTCCAATCCCCGACGGCAAAAGCGCTGCGGCCCCCGACGCCCAAGGTTTCGGCATTCCGCTGGGCCATGGCGGCGGCGTCCGGCGCGCGGTCGAGGCCAAGGCCCCAGGCAGCGGGGAGTTCGGTCAAGAGCGCGATCAGCAGGCACCCGCTGCCAGTGCCGAGATCGAGCAACCGCAAGGGCTTATGCCGATCCACCCGGTCGAGGACGGCTTGCACAAGGCATTCCGAATCGGGGCGCGGGTCGAGCGTTGCCGGCGAGATTTGGAACGGCAGGGACCAGAAATCGCGCAGGCCCAGAATGCGGCTGACCGGCTCGCGCGCTAACCGCCGGGCCAACATCCCTTCAAAGCGCGCGAGCCCCTCCGCTGTTACCGCCGGCGTGCCGAGCGTCAGGGCGTAGGGCTTCCAGCCAAACGCCGCTTCGAGCAGCAGGCGCGCGTCAAGTCGGGAGCTTTCCACCCCCGCTGCGGTCAATTGTGCCGTCGCCGCCCGAAAGAGCGCCTGCGCGTCAGGCGAGGTCGGCAAGCCGCTCGGCCTGATCTTCGGCGATCATCGCGTCGATCATTTCGTCCAGCGCTTCGCCGTTGATCACCTTGTCGATTTTATAGAGCGTCAGGTTGATGCGGTGATCGGTCACGCGGCCTTGCGGGAAGTTGTAGGTGCGGATGCGTTCGGACCGGTCGCCGCTGCCCACCTGGGTTTTGCGGTTGGCGGCGCGCGCTTCGTCCTGCCGCCGCCGTTCGGCGTCATAGAGGCGGGAGCGCAGCACCTTCAGCGCCTTGGCCTTATTCTTATGCTGGGATTTTTCATCCTGCTGAATAACGACAAGGCCGGTCGGTAAGT
Proteins encoded in this region:
- the prmC gene encoding peptide chain release factor N(5)-glutamine methyltransferase — translated: MPTSPDAQALFRAATAQLTAAGVESSRLDARLLLEAAFGWKPYALTLGTPAVTAEGLARFEGMLARRLAREPVSRILGLRDFWSLPFQISPATLDPRPDSECLVQAVLDRVDRHKPLRLLDLGTGSGCLLIALLTELPAAWGLGLDRAPDAAAMAQRNAETLGVGGRSAFAVGDWTEALAGRFDVILSNPPYIPLADRDSLAPEVRCFDPALALFGGADGLDPYRRFAAGLAGFLAPGGLLALEIGWDQGAAVTALLQQQGWRDVACLPDLAGRDRVIVAYPPQTPRAVNGNP